A segment of the Cohnella algarum genome:
GAAGCCCGCGATGACGTCGCTGGGATAATGCACGCCTAAATAGACGCGGCTCAGGCCGATCATCAAAATCAGGACAATCGCCATGCCGCCGATGAAGATTTTTAAAAATCCCGACTTTACGTACATGGAGCAGAAAATCCCCAGCATTCCATAGAAGATGACGGCAATCATGGAATGTCCGCTCGGAAAGCTGTACCCGGTGATTTCAATCAATCGCTGGATATCCGGTCTCGGACGTTCGAAAGTCCGCTTGAGCAGCAGGTTGAAAAGTCCGCCTCCGCCGGCGGCAACGACCAGGAACAAGGCTTCCCATCGCTTTTTTTGCCGCAGCAGGAAAACGACGAGAAGAAGAAGGAGCAGGACCACGGCCGCCGTTGAGCCCAGCGACGTCAACACTTTCATTATAGCGGTTAGCTCCGGAGCCGTCATTCCCTGTACCCGCTCGATAATGGACAGGTCAAAACGGGTCAAGCCGTTCTCCGCCAATTCGTCCGCGAACCTGGCGAATATAAACACGAAAACAAAGAGCAGCAAGGATGAAATCACCCATTCTCTTTTGGCGGATGCGCCCAATCGGTACAGCTTCATTCCGAATCCCCTTGTCGATCTTCTATTAATAGCTTTCCTTAAATATTATATCGTTCGGGACCGGGAGCTGGCAAAGGGACGAGGCGATCAGGCTGCGTCGACTTCGCGACACGAAAAAAAGGGATGAAGCGGAATCGCATCCGCAACATCCCTTTCGATTGTCCGGCTGTACGGCCGAGGGGATTACATCTTCTGCTGCGGGGCGGCGGCCGTAGTCATTTCCGAATACGTTTTTTGACAAACCATGTTGGAAATGCGGGGAATGTACACCATCTCGCCGGCTCTCAATTGGTTCGGATCGGAGAGATGCGGGTTGGCTTCCTCCAGGATGGCTTGCGGCATGTTGTACTTGTGCCCGATCGAGGCGAGCGAATCCCCGGGCTGCGTCTGATGCTGCGCGTAGACCATGTCGTCCGAGCTGCCGTCTCGGAAAAACGGAAAGAAAAACGGGGAAAAGAAGAAAAAGGGAAACAGGAAACGGTTCGGGAAAAACGGGTGCGGGAACGGACGAAAGAAGGGGCGGCCGAAACCTCCGCCGGGAAAAAATCCGCGATCCATCGGGCAACCTCCAATAAAAAATAGTCATTTGTCTATAGCATATTGCGGCGCGGGCAAACGGTTACGGAAAAAATGAATTTTCGCCTCTGCAAATATCGCGACCGATCCGCCGGCTTCGCAAAGGACGAGCCGCGGGAGACGCTTGGCGAAAAGCTGATGCTGCCGGCCTGGTTCGAAGCGAATCGCGCCCGAATCGAACAAAGTCTTACGCCGTTCTCCGTCCGCGTTCTGGATGCGGATAAGCAATGACGCGTCAAACCGAAAAAACAGGAGGCTCAACTATGGCGATTATCGATCCGTCGGAACAAAGCGAGCGCGACAATTACAAGCTGTTGATCGGCAGCATTTTGCCAAGGCCGATCGCGCTGGTGACGACGTTGTCCGAAGCGGGCGTCGTGAATGCCGCGCCGTTCAGCTATTTCAACATCGTAACGGCCAACCCGCCGATGATTTCGGTATCCGTCCAACGAAAAAACGGCCGGCCCAAGCATACCGCGAGCCATGCGATTGCCGCCGGCGCGTTTGTCGTGCATATTACGGACGAAGCCAACGTCGAGGCGGCCAACCAAGCTGCGGCGAACCTGCCCGCGGAGGAAAGCGAGCTTCCGTTCGCGGGCTTGACGGCGGTCCCGAGCGAGAAGGTGATCGTTCCGGGCGTCGCCGAGGCGAAAATCCGCATGGAATGCGTGCTGGAGCATGCTTATCCGCTGGGCGGAACGGAGGAGGAGCCGGCCTGCGATTTGCTGATCGGACGCGTCGTTTGCTTCCACGTGGACGACGGGCTGCTGCAGGACGGGCGTATCGACGCGCGGGGGCTGCAGCCGGTCAGCCGCCTGGCCGGCAACAGCTACGGGAAGTTAGGCGAAATTTTTTCGCTGGATCGGCCCGAATAAACAGGCCCCGACTTCTCCATCCGCCGAGCGCGGCCGCATGAAGCAAGCGGATATGTTCACTGCTTCCCCAAGATATGTTCATCGACCTTCAAGCCGGCGATTTTTACAATAGAAGCACGATGAAAGCCATTGGAGGTATCGGCGTGAGCGTTTCGATAAAGGAGCAGTACGACGTCGTCGTGTGCGGCGGCGGTTTGGCGGGGTTTTGCGCGGCGGTGGCGGCGGCCAGGCAGGGGATGAACACCTGCATCATTCAAGACCGGCCGGTGTTCGGAGGGAACAGTTCGTCGGAAATTCGGGTGACGCCGCACGGGGCGGCCCAGTTTCATGCTTACGCAAGAGAAACGGGCATCATTTCGGAGCTGCTGGCGGAGGAACGCGCCGCCAATCACGAAAAAGTGCGCGAAAACGGCTGGACGAACAGCGTATGGGACATGACGATGTACGATATGGCGATGTCGACGCCGAATTTGGCGTT
Coding sequences within it:
- a CDS encoding phosphatase PAP2 family protein — its product is MKLYRLGASAKREWVISSLLLFVFVFIFARFADELAENGLTRFDLSIIERVQGMTAPELTAIMKVLTSLGSTAAVVLLLLLLVVFLLRQKKRWEALFLVVAAGGGGLFNLLLKRTFERPRPDIQRLIEITGYSFPSGHSMIAVIFYGMLGIFCSMYVKSGFLKIFIGGMAIVLILMIGLSRVYLGVHYPSDVIAGFAAGGAWLLICLMGWRTVMNVQFHDRD
- a CDS encoding LysM peptidoglycan-binding domain-containing protein, producing the protein MDRGFFPGGGFGRPFFRPFPHPFFPNRFLFPFFFFSPFFFPFFRDGSSDDMVYAQHQTQPGDSLASIGHKYNMPQAILEEANPHLSDPNQLRAGEMVYIPRISNMVCQKTYSEMTTAAAPQQKM
- a CDS encoding flavin reductase family protein, translated to MAIIDPSEQSERDNYKLLIGSILPRPIALVTTLSEAGVVNAAPFSYFNIVTANPPMISVSVQRKNGRPKHTASHAIAAGAFVVHITDEANVEAANQAAANLPAEESELPFAGLTAVPSEKVIVPGVAEAKIRMECVLEHAYPLGGTEEEPACDLLIGRVVCFHVDDGLLQDGRIDARGLQPVSRLAGNSYGKLGEIFSLDRPE